In Candidatus Falkowbacteria bacterium, a genomic segment contains:
- a CDS encoding ATP-binding protein — protein sequence MKWSKIIFGMVKTIYHLIWFEYVRYALKEIVEDIFKENSKKSTGNTFILLVGFTHSGKETLVKNNKQLREMFLVHSDEIHVYLNESLRFLRDDNTITGEAYWERQFLTHIVRKMLLRRAFKSNINVVNDSANLRKRDRSTKLALAKKYGYQTIIIQVQCPESVLLKRLEDSDNKKSDLDQSSNWVALYATQKSRFCPVKGNEADRVIHYHSDFLKPEYLRI from the coding sequence TTGAAATGGTCAAAAATTATTTTTGGAATGGTTAAAACCATATATCATTTAATATGGTTCGAATATGTCCGATATGCTTTAAAAGAAATAGTTGAAGATATATTTAAAGAAAATTCCAAAAAGTCTACCGGTAATACCTTCATACTTCTTGTTGGTTTTACTCACTCTGGCAAAGAAACACTTGTAAAAAATAATAAACAGTTACGGGAAATGTTTCTCGTTCATAGTGATGAGATTCATGTATATCTAAATGAATCTTTGAGATTTTTAAGAGATGATAACACCATTACTGGAGAAGCATATTGGGAACGACAATTCTTAACTCACATTGTTAGAAAGATGCTTTTACGGAGAGCTTTTAAAAGTAATATCAATGTCGTTAACGATTCGGCTAATCTCAGAAAGAGAGACCGATCTACTAAACTGGCGCTCGCTAAGAAATATGGATACCAAACAATCATTATCCAGGTACAGTGTCCAGAGAGCGTTCTTCTAAAACGATTAGAAGATTCGGATAATAAGAAGTCAGATTTGGATCAATCCAGTAATTGGGTTGCTTTGTACGCAACACAAAAATCTCGTTTTTGCCCAGTTAAAGGCAATGAAGCTGATAGAGTAATTCATTATCATAGTGATTTTCTAAAACCAGAATATCTACGAATATAA
- a CDS encoding class I SAM-dependent methyltransferase, translated as MSTKDIIKDYGTTVSAEVYNNALQGHQYIPQADQRIVNIVLEKINDLQKVKSIISILDLGCGPGRLTYKFAKKGTLVHGIDLSESFINAAINFNSTYSQISFMQYDFASVNFPHEDMASQYDIIVMQGVMHHVHGEERKLFLERCHKLLNSDGILIIGDEFIKPYIQEADRIVNVAEFYLHIIGEAIKGGFMDLAFEEAKNLIDDTLSGEEGAGFANDEIIKWIFYVAQRCNKDFYEGGSMYYIDVQDLITFLKRECSELASTNEKSFNRGDFKVSLDVFERELQKYSFQLDNTNTIGPVDQLGGMAVLTFKQKNN; from the coding sequence ATGTCTACAAAAGATATTATCAAAGATTATGGCACTACTGTTTCAGCTGAAGTATATAACAATGCTTTGCAGGGACATCAGTATATCCCACAAGCCGACCAAAGAATTGTTAATATTGTTTTAGAAAAAATTAATGATTTGCAGAAGGTAAAATCAATAATTTCCATCTTAGACCTTGGATGCGGACCCGGAAGACTTACGTATAAATTTGCTAAGAAAGGGACTCTGGTTCACGGAATAGATTTATCAGAAAGTTTTATCAATGCTGCAATCAATTTTAACTCTACTTATTCTCAAATTTCTTTCATGCAGTATGATTTTGCATCGGTCAATTTTCCTCACGAAGATATGGCATCACAGTATGACATTATTGTTATGCAAGGTGTCATGCATCATGTTCATGGAGAAGAAAGAAAACTTTTTCTCGAAAGATGTCATAAACTTTTAAACTCTGATGGCATACTTATTATCGGTGATGAATTCATTAAGCCATATATCCAGGAAGCCGACAGAATAGTTAATGTTGCAGAATTCTATCTGCATATTATCGGAGAAGCGATAAAGGGTGGTTTTATGGATCTTGCTTTTGAGGAAGCAAAAAACCTTATCGATGATACATTGTCAGGAGAAGAAGGTGCCGGTTTTGCAAATGACGAGATTATTAAGTGGATATTTTATGTAGCCCAAAGATGTAATAAAGATTTCTATGAAGGGGGTTCAATGTATTACATTGATGTCCAGGATTTAATTACCTTCCTTAAAAGGGAGTGTAGTGAGCTTGCCTCTACAAATGAAAAAAGCTTTAATCGAGGAGACTTCAAAGTGTCTCTTGATGTTTTTGAAAGAGAGCTACAGAAATATTCTTTCCAATTAGATAATACCAATACAATTGGCCCCGTTGATCAACTTGGAGGAATGGCCGTACTTACCTTTAAACAAAAAAATAATTAA